AAGGACCACCTGATGCAGGCGTACTACGACCTGCTCCAGGACCAGCATCGGGAAGCGGTCGAGTCGGTGCTCGCGGCCGAAAAGGCGTTCGTGCCGCGGATGACGGGCGTACTGCTGACGTGGTTGGACGTGGCGGCGCCGTACCACGAGTTCGCCGGCACGTTCTTCAAGACGGCGGCCGACCCGAAGAGTCCTTTGTCGCCGTTCAGTGACGAGTCACGGCCGGCTCGCGAGGCGAGTATCGAGATCTTCCGGCGGGTGGTCGAGGGATCGGACCTCAAAATACCGGCGGACCTGCGCGACGAACTACCTGAACTGCTCTGGCTACTCCAGATGGGCGTCGTGCTCTTCTGGGTACACGATCAGAGCGCGGACGTCCGGCGTACCAGGACCCTCGTGAACCGCGTGGTACCTCTCGTCGACCGGCTGCTTCGCCTGACCCGCATCCCCGGCGTACGCGGCGTGACGAACGAGTTGGTCGGCCTGATCCGCTCGATCAAGCCCTGACGCTCACTCGCCGACGGCGCCGTCCAGCCGCTCCCGGAGCAGATCGGCGTGGCCGTTGTGGCGCGCGTACTCCTCGATCAGGTGGAGGTAGAGATAGCGCAACGAGTACGCGGAATCGTGGCCCGGGCGGATGAACGTGGC
The genomic region above belongs to Kribbella solani and contains:
- a CDS encoding TetR family transcriptional regulator, encoding MTDSATAKGEQTRELILSTALRLFREQGYGKTTMRAIATEAGVSVGNAYYYYGSKDHLMQAYYDLLQDQHREAVESVLAAEKAFVPRMTGVLLTWLDVAAPYHEFAGTFFKTAADPKSPLSPFSDESRPAREASIEIFRRVVEGSDLKIPADLRDELPELLWLLQMGVVLFWVHDQSADVRRTRTLVNRVVPLVDRLLRLTRIPGVRGVTNELVGLIRSIKP